The Falco peregrinus isolate bFalPer1 chromosome 1, bFalPer1.pri, whole genome shotgun sequence genome has a window encoding:
- the C1H10orf71 gene encoding cardiac-enriched FHL2-interacting protein codes for MQGNKKHTEGHSDSSSIGSLLDDTDREVSSLTDRAFKSLCVAELEDSYNEPDLTISPDFALQFSSKFHPGTLNHAIKKSNICNKLTARNNEHTIWASTFQQLPKCAPEEKRIAKNNTFATEGKKLNLPVPGPRNNKHISKVSSLIKTFDKTADQGSGGSLIAIKQPIKNSFQKCKLNHGNDMACWDDTDILSIHKELPDFSEASQGSHCLSSKHEPQKRPNKIDMSYCGSDGCYPVLIEMSKVAKSNFSRSSKKALKSRSVKVNEPAKKGNFLHSENSAFESWNVHHKKLTEKEEFVDIKMKKEGLTYLEEAPFFKGSHTHEHKLPPVKTTVTKKQEKDFQMKPTPPEAAFSTPLPAACVPQGPLPSEAEFPAALPPTPPPRSHAHQGPPQQPPVLQALALPAPTQQGHPPTPPTPEAPPVPPLPVPAQLSPLSMSQASISPQSVSYRMVSPLPMSQADSPPSPRPLATLAEEETLSPQLSITCPPWRRQRVTKGAAERRQTSKEKFTASETGPLSEKVTGAEPGLDVTPLAKQVNSPGSISPSFNITELLTPIIPPKQEVDAVESELILLTLPPTKGMTQRDHDGSTFGDYRSRDSYKSKASSLLFNLKDVRKRVKSIYTPSPLLRALEEKNRTRENIQEGTKINASLLTFQEKDSKNIAEKDESSDITSVLSGSVHEKDNKTDLTGHFTDNYLTLSSPQTTADLTFYQTGDNLQQDNSKHEDLVKNTRDSENFSLFRHESNKLDLRKCLQYPALKPFSKDNADTTAGQPMQNPNVQDEENKRQPAIQNENFSFKTVPNQLSPAEDVPYSDTQTNMVVPGHEAQGKRSTSSSEQSFVSTVEQPLQEEQFPPVPLMQKACLQESQRSKSEMGADSKKSHKERGKAVGEDELQCYACISSGTGTAEKQEGKVTENEQKSSMKEKLKREKREEANSMDTAPDSIKDLSIPMSEEPQTPPSSSSTKPSLFMIKDNTFRSPQVIRAVKLPLFRSFSLDDTVSSSYKEMEGRFMPPAEHNKQHRNTLHAQEVGSLASRRRGQQNVRDGATDRGKEASEAGSTSATLDPSLLEDTESFSLGKLTEEDEETCALLNKVGKMNEKTVCRRKEKPQTRKARHSLTQPNLGLENDQVRNNPIYPTERKTNYFKNHHLSNRRGGSCVKKIITREPISPGTGFISEDHMYSPVPHEASEDILHTEGAPVLLDSLACPAFTSTWSGSTMHSLAASSSSDKPTISVLRETEDVINPALLNMAVKSQADMPAEKILDSAQRNFLSDSAGEAERLELRGPGERTAGKPPAVPPKTEKALRRAKKLASRRKKIQEQEKKHQTEYIDAVGRKPSHSGQTLAFPSSLGYSPPHPAPHSTITPTETSTGRPSGASAVSPSLSSTQRKLLQDPDSGQYYVVDLPAEVNLKTFYDPETGKYVQVSVPSSEGNLHQPPSSEIMNSSCSSYPRVLPLPAASVAVLKSPSQLSEPTWSMPAVPGEQAELPEDGQQDYRYTEAVDTQPCTEPASYSYSQDAEETQVCLEKGMSPTPDTDIVSLTDLDDFAAEGVS; via the coding sequence ATGCAGGGAAATAAGAAACATACGGAAGGACATAGTGACTCCTCAAGTATTGGGAGTCTCCTGGATGATACAGACAGAGAGGTAAGCAGCCTCACAGACCGGGCTTTCAAAAGTTTGTGTGTGGCAGAGCTTGAAGACTCTTACAATGAACCAGATCTCACCATTTCACCTGACTTCGCTCTCCAGTTCTCCAGTAAATTTCACCCAGGGACATTAAACCATGCCATCAAGAAAAGCAATATCTGTAACAAGCTAACAGCAAGAAACAATGAACATACAATATGGGCTTCCACATTCCAGCAGCTACCAAAATGTGCTCCGGAGGAGAAAAGGATTGCTAAAAATAACACCTTTgccacagaagggaaaaaactgAATTTGCCAGTCCCTGGTCCAAGGAAcaataaacacatttcaaaagtgTCTTCATTGATTAAGACATTTGATAAGACTGCAGACCAAGGGTCAGGAGGTTCCCTGATAGCCATTAAGCAGCCCATTAAGAATagctttcagaaatgtaaattaaatcatGGAAATGATATGGCTTGTTGGGATGACACAGACATTTTAAGCATCCACAAGGAACTTCCTGATTTTTCTGAGGCTAGTCAAGGTAGCCACTGTCTCAGCAGCAAACATGAGCCACAGAAAAGGCCTAATAAAATAGACATGAGTTATTGTGGTTCTGATGGTTGTTATCCTGTGCTGATTGAGATGTCAAAAGTAGCCAAGTCAAATTTTTCCCGTTCTTctaaaaaggctttaaaaagcagaagtgtgaAAGTTAATGAGCCAgcaaaaaaaggtaattttcttcacagtgagAATAGTGCTTTTGAATCATGGAATGTTCATCATAAGAAACTGACTGAAAAGGAGGAATTTGttgatataaaaatgaaaaaggaaggtCTTACATACCTGGAAGAAGCACCATTTTTCAAAGGATCCCACACACATGAACATAAATTGCCACCAGTCAAAACCACTGTTACTAAGAAGCAGGAGAAAGATTTTCAGATGAAACCAACTCCACCAGAAGCTGCTTTCAgcacccctctcccagctgcatgTGTACCTCAGGGCCCCCTCCCTTCAGAAGCTGAAtttcctgctgctcttcctcccaCACCCCCGCCTAGGAGCCATGCACACCAGGGTCCCCCTCAGCAACCTCCTGTCCTGCAAGCACTTGCTCTTCCAGCCCCCACACAGCAGGGCCATCCCCCAACACCCCCTACCCCTGAAGCCCCTCCTGTGCCCCCACTCCCAGTGCCAGCTCAACTTTCCCCTCTTTCCATGTCCCAAGCCTCCATCTCACCCCAGTCTGTGTCCTACAGGATGGTTTCACCCTTACCCATGTCCCAGGCAGACAGCCCTCCTTCACCAAGACCCCTGGCCACCTTAGCTGAAGAGGAGACCCTCAGTCCCCAACTGAGCATTACCTGTCCACCCTGGAGGAGACAGAGGGTTACAAAAggggcagcagagaggagacagACTTCAAAGGAGAAGTTCACAGCCAGTGAGACGGGCCCATTGTCTGAAAAGGTGACCGGTGCGGAGCCTGGTCTGGATGTGACTCCTTTGGCTAAACAGGTAAACTCCCCTGGATCAATCAGTCCCTCTTTCAACATCACTGAACTTTTAACACCCATCATACCACCAAAACAAGAGGTGGATGCTGTTGAAAGTGAGCTGATCCTGCTGACACTTCCTCCCACCAAAGGCATGACACAGAGAGACCATGACGGGAGCACGTTTGGCGATTACAGGTCTCGGGATAGTTACAAATCGAAAGCATCAAGTCTGTTATTCAACTTGAAGGATGTGCGTAAACGTGTTAAAAGCATTTATACCCCTTCTCCCCTGTTAAGGGCCttagaggagaaaaatagaaCTAGGGAAAATATACAGGAAGGTACAAAAATTAATGCCTCTCTCTTGACTTTCCAAGAAAAAGATAGCAAAAATATTGCAGAGAAAGATGAATCAAGTGATATAACCTCCGTATTGTCTGGCAGTGTTCATGAAAAGGACAATAAAACTGATTTAACCGGACACTTTACAGACAATTACCTGACTTTGAGCTCACCCCAGACAACAGCAGACCTTACATTTTACCAGACCGGAGACAACTTGCAACAAGACAATTCAAAACATGAAGATCTGGTTAAAAACACAAGAGATAGTGAAAACTTCTCCTTGTTCAGACATGAATCAAATAAACTTGATTTAAGAAAATGTCTGCAGTATCCAGCACTGAAACCATTCAGTAAAGACAATGCAGATACAACAGCTGGGCAGCCCATGCAAAATCCCAATGTCCAGGATGAGGAAAATAAGAGACAGCCTGCTATTCAGAATGAAaacttttccttcaaaacagtCCCAAACCAACTCTCACCAGCAGAGGATGTGCCTTACAGTGACACCCAAACCAATATGGTGGTACCTGGCCATGAAGCACAAGGCAAAAGAAGCACTAGTTCTTCAGAGCAATCTTTTGTCTCCACAGTAGAGCAGCCACTTCAGGAGGAGCAGTTTCCACCAGTGCCCCTGATGCAGAAGGCATGTCTGCAAGAAAGCCAGAGGAGTAAGAGTGAAATGGGTGCAGACAGTAAGAAAAGCCacaaggagagagggaaagcagTTGGGGAAGATGAACTGCAATGTTATGCTTGTATCAGCTCTGGTACTGgtacagcagagaagcaggaggggAAGGTTACTGAGAATGAACAGAAGAGCTCGATGAAAGAGAAactaaagagagaaaaaagggaagaggcCAACAGCATGGATACAGCTCCTGACAGCATAAAGGACTTGTCCATCCCCATGTCTGAGGAACCACAAACACCACCATCTTCAAGCTCAACGAAACCCAGTCTGTTTATGATTAAAGACAACACATTCAGGTCACCTCAGGTAATAAGGGCTGTTAAGCTGCCCCTGTTCAGGTCCTTTTCCCTGGATGATACAGTAAGCAGCAGTTACAAGGAAATGGAAGGTAGGTTTATGCCCCCAGCAGAGCACAACAAGCAGCACCGAAACACGTTGCATGCCCAGGAGGTGGGCTCGTTGGCATCAAGGCGCAGAGGGCAGCAGAATGTGAGGGATGGAGCAACTGACAGAGGGAAAGAGGCCAGTGAGGCTGGATCTACTTCAGCAACACTGGATCCCAGTCTTCTGGAAGATACAGAGAGCTTTTCATTAGGGAAGCTGAcagaagaagatgaagagaCTTGTGCTTTGTTAAATAAAGTtgggaaaatgaatgaaaagactgtctgcagaaggaaagagaagcccCAGACTAGGAAGGCACGACACAGCTTAACACAGCCAAATTTAGGTCTCGAAAATGACCAGGTGCGAAACAACCCCATCTATCccacagaaagaaagacaaattaCTTCAAGAATCATCATTTGTCTAATCGCAGGGGTGGCTCttgtgtgaaaaaaataatcactagAGAGCCAATTTCCCCTGGGACTGGCTTCATATCAGAGGACCACATGTATTCTCCTGTACCCCATGAAGCTTCAGAGGACATTCTACATACAGAAGGTGCACCGGTTTTGTTAGACAGTCTTGCATGCCCTGCTTTTACAAGCACCTGGTCAGGCAGCACGATGCACTCTCTTGCTGCCAGCTCATCATCAGACAAACCAACAATTTCTGTCCTTAGAGAGACCGAAGATGTTATAAACCCTGCTTTGCTGAACATGGCAGTGAAAAGCCAAGCTGATATGCCTGCAGAAAAGATACTTGATTCAGCACagagaaattttctttctgattctgcGGGGGAAGCTGAGAGACTGGAGCTCAGGGGACCTGGGGAGAGAACAGCAGGCAAGCCTCCTGCTGTGCCAccaaaaacagaaaaggctcTGCGGAGAGCCAAAAAGCTGgcaagcaggagaaagaaaatacaagaacaggagaaaaaacatcagACTGAGTATATAGATGCTGTAGGGAGAAAGCCTTCTCATTCTGGACAGACACTAGCATTTCCTTCATCCTTGGGttattctcctccccatcctgcccctCACTCCACTATTACTCCCACAGAAACCAGTACAGGAAGACCCAGTGGTGCATCAGCAGTGAGCCCCTCACTCTCTTCAACCCAGCGCAAACTCCTCCAAGACCCTGACTCTGGTCAATACTATGTAGTTGATTTACCAGCTGAAGTtaatttaaagacattttatgaCCCAGAAACTGGCAAATACGTTCAAGTCTCAGTCCCTTCTTCAGAAGGGAACTTACACCAGCCTCCCTCTTCAGAAATTATGAATTCTTCCTGTTCCTCCTACCCTAGAGTGCTGCCTTTACCAGCTGCATCTGTAGCAGTGCTGAAGTCACCTTCTCAGCTCTCTGAACCTACCTGGTCAATGCCGGCTGTGCCAGGAGAACAAGCTGAACTACCTGAAGATGGCCAGCAGGACTACAGATACACTGAAGCTGTGGATACTCAGCCCTGTACTGAACCAGCCTCTTACTCCTACAGTCAAGATGCTGAAGAAACTCAAGTTTGCTTAGAAAAGGGCATGAGCCCAACCCCAGATACTGACATAGTGTCCCTCACCGATTTAGATGATTTCGCTGCTGAAGGAGTGTCTTGA